The following are encoded in a window of Sminthopsis crassicaudata isolate SCR6 chromosome 3, ASM4859323v1, whole genome shotgun sequence genomic DNA:
- the LOC141564813 gene encoding arylacetamide deacetylase-like, which translates to MGSKTVCLMISCALLAWYVHTNYSENYSAKFEQPWRTMIIHSLIKISQFMGTVAENSGLISYWEFFNILFKWQLLEPISDENVTVTDAIVNDELVRYFVSKKKSNELKRAIIYFHGGGISFSSIALLHYNTFARLAANRLDAVFVGADFRKFPKYLHPTQWNDAYTFVKSFLQPENLAKYGVDPNRICFLGDSSGGGTATAMTQQIMIDPEITIKPKMQVLIYPGLQMLDTDLPSYRENEFGIMLTKALSIKLMSQYHTPDESLEQAMKINQHIPVEYSHLFKFVNWSVLLPERFKKGHVYNNRIYGSSEMVEKFPGIVDPRINPLLANDSILSLLPLTYILTCQHDVLRDDGLMYVSRLRSNGVQVFHEHVDKGFHGNLFYIHWPYNLELGWKLVDNVFTWINENL; encoded by the exons GACAATGATTATACATTCTTTAATTAAAATATCTCAATTTATG gGGACAGTTGCTGAAAATTCAGGCCTAATAAGCTACTGGGAATTTTTTAATATCCTATTTAAATGGCAATTACTAGAacccatttctgatgaaaatgtCACAGTGACTGACGCAATAGTTAATGATGAGCTCGTGCGCTATTTTGtgtcaaagaagaaatcaaatgagCTGAAACGAGCAATTATTTATTTCCATGGAGGAGGTATTAGTTTTAGCAGCATTG CCCTTCTCCATTATAACACGTTTGCAAGACTGGCAGCAAACAGGCTGGATGCTGTTTTTGTAGGAGCTGA ctttcGAAAATTTCCTAAATATCTCCATCCAACTCAGTGGAATGATGCTTATACTTTTGTGAAGTCTTTCCTACAACCTGAAAATCTTGCCAAATATGGTGTGGATCCAAACAGAATCTGTTTTTTAGGAGATAGTTCTGGAGGTGGTACGGCAACAGCTATGACCCAACAG ATCATGATTGACCCTGAAATTACCATTAAACCTAAAATGCAGGTTTTAATTTACCCTGGCTTGCAGATGCTTGATACAGACTTGCCATCCTATAGGGAAAATGAATTTGGCATAATGTTGACTAAGGCCTTATCAATAAAATTGATGAGTCAGTATCATACCCCTGATGAATCCCTTGAGCAAGCCATGAAGATTAACCAACATATTCCTGTTGAATATAGCCATCTCTTCAAATTCGTTAACTGGAGTGTCCTGCTTCCTGAGAGGTTTAAAAAAGGCCATGTGTATAACAACAGAATTTATGGAAGTTCCGAAATGGTAGAAAAGTTTCCAGGGATTGTAGATCCTAGAATAAACCCATTGTTGGCCAATGATTCAATACTGAGCCTTCTACCACTAACATACATACTCACGTGTCAACATGATGTCTTAAGAGATGATGGGCTCATGTATGTTTCCCGCCTACGCAGCAATGGAGTCCAAGTGTTCCATGAACACGTTGATAAAGGATTCCATGGAAATCTCTTCTACATTCATTGGCCATATAATTTAGAACTTGGTTGGAAATTAGTAGATAATGTATTTACTTGGATAAATGAGAATTTATAG